Sequence from the Candidatus Eisenbacteria bacterium genome:
GATATCTGGGCGCGCGCGGCGCGCTCCTCGCCGCCGACGCACGGCCGATCGCCGTCCCGGTCGACGCGGAAGGGCTCGACGTCGCGGCGGGCGCGCGGCTCGCGCCGGATGCGAAGGTCGCCTACGCGAGCCCGTCGCACCAGATGCCGCTCGGCGTGACGATGAGCCTGACGCGCCGGCTCGCGCTCATCGACTGGGCGGCGCGCTCGGGGGCATGGATCCTCGAAGACGACTACGACAGCGAGTTCCGCTACGACGGACGGCCGCTCTCCGCCATGCAGGGCATCGATGCGAGCGGCCGCGTCATCTACGTGGGCGGCTTCAGCAAGACCGTCTTCGCCGCGTTGCGCGTCGGCTATCTCGTGGTTCCCGAGGCGCTGGTCGACGCGTTCGCGACCGGCATGCGGCACACCGGCCACAGCGCGGCGGTCGTGGTCCAGGCGGCGCTCGCCGACTTCATCGCCGAAGGGCATTTCGCCGCGCACGTGCGGCGGATGCGGACGCTCTACGAACGCCGGCAGACGCGGCTTCTCCGCGCGGCCGAGCGCCGCCTGGCCGGGCTCCTCACGATCGGGCCGAGCCAGGCCGGCATGCACGTCGTCGGACGACTCCCACGGGGCGTCGGTGACGAGGCGGTCGCGGAGGCGGCGCTTCGCGCGGGCATATCGGTGCGCCCGCTCTCGGTGCACCATCTCGGGCCACGTCGCGAGGACGGCCTGCTGCTCGGCTACGCCGGGGTTCCCGAGCGCGAGATCGATCGCGGCGTCGAGCGCCTGGCAGATGCGATAGCCGGGGTGGTCGACGGGGCGGGGCGCCGGGGTTAGGCTTCGCGTGCATGTCGCGCTTCGCGCTCGTCGTCGCGGCGGTGCTCCTCGCGGGTTGTCCGCGGCCGCCGGCGCCGCTCTCCGGCGAGTTCCCGCCCACGACGGTCGCCGACGCGCGCAGCGAAGACTACTCCGGAGGGCGCGTGCGGTGGGGGGGCGCGATCGTCGAGACGACGCCGGGCAAGGACGCGACCTGCTTCCAGGTGCTCGCCCTGGTGCTCGA
This genomic interval carries:
- a CDS encoding PLP-dependent aminotransferase family protein — encoded protein: MATAPAILGTLALDRRAALPLQAQLYRTLREAVLSGRLVPGTRLPASRVLAGDLRIARNTVVAVFEQLVNEGYFESRVGSGTRVATIRPEALLHARPSSRVETPGPRPVLSRRGESLARVRRATGGVDIRAFQVGLPAVDAFPIETWARLLARRARTPTKGSLGYHYAAGHPALREAIASYLGAARGVVCRPAQVIVVAGAQAALDLACRMLLDPGDAAWIEEPGYLGARGALLAADARPIAVPVDAEGLDVAAGARLAPDAKVAYASPSHQMPLGVTMSLTRRLALIDWAARSGAWILEDDYDSEFRYDGRPLSAMQGIDASGRVIYVGGFSKTVFAALRVGYLVVPEALVDAFATGMRHTGHSAAVVVQAALADFIAEGHFAAHVRRMRTLYERRQTRLLRAAERRLAGLLTIGPSQAGMHVVGRLPRGVGDEAVAEAALRAGISVRPLSVHHLGPRREDGLLLGYAGVPEREIDRGVERLADAIAGVVDGAGRRG